CTGGTCACCCATGAACACGATGTGGCGGCCCGAGCCCAACGGGTGGTGCATTTCCACGACGGTCGTCTGGTGAGCAGCGGGGCTGGCTCTCAGGTTTAGCCGCGAGGCCGCTCCAGGCTGCTGATCAGCTGCCCCATCAAGAGGGCAACCGCGTCCGTTCCGCGCAGGGCGGAACCCGGGTCGAACTCTCCGGGATCCACCGCGACCCAGCCCCCGGAGACCGGCTGCCGCAACTCGAAATGCAGATGGGGCCCCGTGCTCAAGCCCGTGCTGCCCACCCGGCCGAGCACCTCCCCCTGCAGCACGCGATCACCGGCGCGGACATACAGCTCAGACAGGTGGCCATAGAGGCTGCGGCGCCGCGGCCGCTGGTGCTCGACCTCCACCGCCAAGCCATAGCCACCGGCCAATCCGCTGCTGACCACCCGACCCGCCAAGGCCGCCACCACCGGTGTGCCCTCTGGGGCCGCCAGGTCATCGCCGGCATGGAGACGCCAGCCCCCCAACAGGGGATGCAGCCGCCAACCAAAACCACTCGACTTGAAGGCGGAGCCAATGATCGGCAGCAGCAAACGCCGGTTGCCATTGCCCGCCACCGGCGCCGGCCTCGGGGTCACACGAAACACCCTCGCCAGGTCAAAACGCCCACCCAGCAGGGCCGAGACCGGAACCGAGAGTGGCGGGCGCCGTGCCCCTTCCCGGCGCAGCCCCCAGCGCAGGGCGATGCCACCGCGGCATTCCCGCGCCGAAAGGGCACCGGTGCGGCAGGCCTTCTGAAACGCCCCCACATCCAGGGGCTGCAGCGCGGCTCCGCCCCCCCGCAGGGCCCGCCGCTCCGAAGGGGTCACGATGCCCTGCCGCACCAGGGCATCGAGGGACTGGTCAAAGCGCTTCGGGGGCGGAACCGCCTGAAGCTGCTGCAGGGAAGGCCGCAGCGGGGGCTCGGGCGCCGGCAACGGAGGGGGTTCGAGCGGCTCAGAGCCCAGCGGTGCCGCCAGGAGCAACGGCGTGAGGAGCAGCCAACGGAGCCGTGGGGGGCGAATCACAACCACCGCAGTAGAAGCGAAATCAACTCTAGGGAGCGCTAAAAACGCCGCCGCAACACCGTCGAGCCAGAGGCATTTTCAAGCTGCAATCCCCCATCCAGGCTGAGGCCGGTGATGCTCCAGCGCTGGCCGTCATGGTCCAAGGGACCGGGGTTCCACAGACGCTGCTGGGCCTGACGCCGCACCAACTCCGGCTGCTCCGCCGCAGCGGCCGCCCATTCGAGGGCACGCAAGACGCGGGCGCCTAAGACCGCAGGGCGCTGGCGGACGCGCAGCTGCTGCAGGCTCACCGCCCCCGCCGGAACGGAATTGGTGCCGTTCAGGCCCAGGCCCACCCGGGCGTGGCGGACGCGACCAGCCCGCCAGGTCAGGCGCGGCAGGAACCCACACAGCTTCAGGCTCGACACCAGCAGGTCATTGGGCCATTTGATCGCAGGCTCCAAGCCCAGCTCCTCCAACTGCAGGGCCACACCGACCGAGACGGCCAAGGCCAGGGAGGCCGAGCGATCCGGGTCCGGCGGCCAGGGCAAGGCGGCACTCAACCAGAGGCCTCCAGCGGGAGAGGACCAAACGCGGCCCTGCTGGCCATGGCCAAAGCCCTGGCGGTGCGCCACGACCACCCGTGCCGCCGCCCCGATCGGCTCACGCTGAAGCCACCGGTCCAGTTCCAGCTCCGTGCTGGCACAGATGGATCGCACCTGAATGCGCCAGGGCAGGGGGTAGTCCCCGGGGACTTGGCGCAACTGATGCACCAGCGTCGCAGCGCTTAAAGGCTGTTCAGCCATGCCCCCATGCGCTTGGCCCCAGCCTCCAGGGCCGCCGTGTCATGGACGAGCGCCAGACGGGCGAATCCTTCTCCCCCCTCACCAAAACCATTGCCCGGAGTGAGACACACACCCGTGGCATCCAGCAGCTGGGCGCAGAACTGCTCGGAATCCCAGCCGCGCTGGCGTGCCTGCTCCGGCAAGGTCAACCAGAGGTAGAGCGCCATCGAGGGGCGCTGCACCGGCCATCCCGCCGCCGTAAAGGCCGCCATCATTCGGTCCCGGCGCTCCCGGTAGATGGGTTTGAGCCGCTCGGGCCAGTCCGGCGCCTGCTCCAGGGCTGCGATCCCCCCCGCCTGCAGGGCCAAGGACTGGTTGAAATCCACCACACCCTTGAGTTGGCGCAGGGCCTGGATCAACGGGGCCGCACCGATCGCGAAGGCCATCCGGAACCCCCCCAAACACC
This DNA window, taken from Synechococcus sp. LTW-R, encodes the following:
- a CDS encoding biotin--[acetyl-CoA-carboxylase] ligase produces the protein MAEQPLSAATLVHQLRQVPGDYPLPWRIQVRSICASTELELDRWLQREPIGAAARVVVAHRQGFGHGQQGRVWSSPAGGLWLSAALPWPPDPDRSASLALAVSVGVALQLEELGLEPAIKWPNDLLVSSLKLCGFLPRLTWRAGRVRHARVGLGLNGTNSVPAGAVSLQQLRVRQRPAVLGARVLRALEWAAAAAEQPELVRRQAQQRLWNPGPLDHDGQRWSITGLSLDGGLQLENASGSTVLRRRF
- a CDS encoding M23 family metallopeptidase, producing the protein MIRPPRLRWLLLTPLLLAAPLGSEPLEPPPLPAPEPPLRPSLQQLQAVPPPKRFDQSLDALVRQGIVTPSERRALRGGGAALQPLDVGAFQKACRTGALSARECRGGIALRWGLRREGARRPPLSVPVSALLGGRFDLARVFRVTPRPAPVAGNGNRRLLLPIIGSAFKSSGFGWRLHPLLGGWRLHAGDDLAAPEGTPVVAALAGRVVSSGLAGGYGLAVEVEHQRPRRRSLYGHLSELYVRAGDRVLQGEVLGRVGSTGLSTGPHLHFELRQPVSGGWVAVDPGEFDPGSALRGTDAVALLMGQLISSLERPRG